A portion of the Ascaphus truei isolate aAscTru1 chromosome 14, aAscTru1.hap1, whole genome shotgun sequence genome contains these proteins:
- the AGFG1 gene encoding arf-GAP domain and FG repeat-containing protein 1 isoform X2, which yields MAVSAKRKQEEKHLKLLREMSSLPHNRKCFDCDQRGPTYTNMTAGAFVCTSCSGILRGLNPPHRVKSISMTTFTQQEIEFLQKHGNDVCRQIWLGLFDDRSSSIPDFRDPQKVKEFLQEKYEKKRWYVPPEQAKVVASVHASISGSSASSASSTPEVKPLKTLLGESAPALHLNKGTPSQSPVVLRNQGQAPQHQEKKFDLLSDLGADLFAAPAPQPAATANFANFANFNSHTAPNSAPADFANFDAFGQPSGTSNFGAFSSASQTTAPPLNTAFRTLSSSCSFRDFPSARSLQAAYRGNTNANFAQFDNFPKSSSADFGAFKPTPRGTAPVKVAVSKPGQPAADRYAALADLDNIFGAVQGVGGPGGSYGSGAVPPASGTAAAAHGTPSDKNVFGLGPAVTAAHNHPPTSSAAGHFGGPASTNPFVSASVAPAVNPFQTNGRAPTGVRDGHAVDMEYPSAPFHPFHQTRLPAGAMDASSFGTASLSMPAGFGTSSSYSLPTSFSGSFHQPAFPPQTAFPQQTAFSQQPNGFAMFGQVKPVVTPFGNVSAPGVSSNPFMAGGPTGPFQSGNSSTNPFL from the exons ATGGCGGTCAGCGCGAAGAGGAAGCAGGAGGAGAAGCACCTGAAGCTGCTCCGGGAGATGAGCAGCCTCCCACACAACCGCAAGTGCTTCGACTGCGACCAGCGAGGCCCGACGTACACCAACATGACCGCGGGGGCCTTCGTGTGCACCTCCTGTTCTGGGATCCT GCGAGGGTTAAACCCACCCCACAGAGTGAAGTCTATCTCCATGACCACATTTACACAGCAAGAGATAGAATTCCTTCAGAAGCACGGCAATGAC GTATGCAGACAGATTTGGCTAGGATTATTTGATGATCGATCGTCCTCAATCCCAGACTTTAGAGACCCCCAGAAAGTGAAAGAGTTCCTTCAGGAAAAGTATGAGAAGAAGCGATG GTACGTCCCCCCGGAGCAGGCGAAGGTTGTGGCCTCTGTCCATGCCTCTATTTCGGGATCCTCCGCCAGTAGCGCCAGCAGCACACCCGAGGTGAAACCGCTCAAGACACTGCTGGGGGAGTCTGCCCCAGCACTGCACTTAAACAAGGGAACCCCCAGTCAG TCCCCCGTCGTGCTTCGCAATCAGGGGCAAGCGCCGCAGCATCAAGAAAAGAAGTTTGACCTTCTGAGTGACCTTGGCGCTGACCTCTTCGCCGCTCCCGCTCCACAGCCGGCAGCCACTGCTAACTTTGCAAATTTCGCCAATTTCAACAGTCACACAG CTCCCAATTCTGCCCCCGCAGACTTTGCAAACTTTGATGCATTTGGACAGCCTAGTGGCACGAGTAATTTTGGAGCTTTTTCCTCTGCGAGTCAGACTACTGCCCCGCCCTTAAATACAG CGTTCAGAACGCTCTCTTCCAGCTGCAGCTTTCGCGACTTTCCATCCGCCCGCTCTCTGCAGGCGGCTTACA GAGGAAATACCAACGCAAACTTCGCTCAGTTTGACAACTTCCCCAAGTCGTCCAGCGCGGATTTCGGAGCCTTCAAGCCGACTCCTCGTGGCACAGCCCCAGTCAAAGTTGCAGTGAGCAAACCGGGCCAGCCTGCGGCAGATAGATACGCAGCCCTGGCTGATCTTGACAATATCTTCGGCGCTGTACAAG GTGTCGGAGGACCGGGAGGCAGCTATGGCAGTGGAGCGGTCCCACCCGCATCCGGCACGGCAGCTGCAGCGCATGGGACCCCTTCAGACAA AAATGTTTTTGGGCTAGGACCAGCTGTTACCGCTGCTCACAACCACCCACCAACATCGTCCGCAGCAGGACATTTTGGGG GTCCTGCCTCTACAAACCCGTTTGTGTCTGCCTCAGTTGCCCCTGCAGTTAACCCATTCCAGACCAACGGCCGAGCACCGACAG GTGTGAGAGATGGTCACGCTGTAGACATGGAATATCCGAGCGCCCCGTTTCATCCTTTCCACCAGACACGTTTACCGGCCGGAGCAATGGATGCCT CGTCCTTTGGCACGGCGTCCCTGAGCATGCCTGCTGGTTTCGGAACGTCGTCCTCGTACAGTCTTCCTACCAGCTTCAGCGGCAGTTTTCATCAGCCGGCTTTCCCCCCGCAGACGGCGTTTCCCCAACAGACTGCATTCTCTCAGCAGCCCAATG
- the AGFG1 gene encoding arf-GAP domain and FG repeat-containing protein 1 isoform X1 — MAVSAKRKQEEKHLKLLREMSSLPHNRKCFDCDQRGPTYTNMTAGAFVCTSCSGILRGLNPPHRVKSISMTTFTQQEIEFLQKHGNDVCRQIWLGLFDDRSSSIPDFRDPQKVKEFLQEKYEKKRWYVPPEQAKVVASVHASISGSSASSASSTPEVKPLKTLLGESAPALHLNKGTPSQSPVVLRNQGQAPQHQEKKFDLLSDLGADLFAAPAPQPAATANFANFANFNSHTAPNSAPADFANFDAFGQPSGTSNFGAFSSASQTTAPPLNTAFRTLSSSCSFRDFPSARSLQAAYRGNTNANFAQFDNFPKSSSADFGAFKPTPRGTAPVKVAVSKPGQPAADRYAALADLDNIFGAVQGVGGPGGSYGSGAVPPASGTAAAAHGTPSDKNVFGLGPAVTAAHNHPPTSSAAGHFGGPASTNPFVSASVAPAVNPFQTNGRAPTGVRDGHAVDMEYPSAPFHPFHQTRLPAGAMDASSFGTASLSMPAGFGTSSSYSLPTSFSGSFHQPAFPPQTAFPQQTAFSQQPNGAGFAMFGQVKPVVTPFGNVSAPGVSSNPFMAGGPTGPFQSGNSSTNPFL; from the exons ATGGCGGTCAGCGCGAAGAGGAAGCAGGAGGAGAAGCACCTGAAGCTGCTCCGGGAGATGAGCAGCCTCCCACACAACCGCAAGTGCTTCGACTGCGACCAGCGAGGCCCGACGTACACCAACATGACCGCGGGGGCCTTCGTGTGCACCTCCTGTTCTGGGATCCT GCGAGGGTTAAACCCACCCCACAGAGTGAAGTCTATCTCCATGACCACATTTACACAGCAAGAGATAGAATTCCTTCAGAAGCACGGCAATGAC GTATGCAGACAGATTTGGCTAGGATTATTTGATGATCGATCGTCCTCAATCCCAGACTTTAGAGACCCCCAGAAAGTGAAAGAGTTCCTTCAGGAAAAGTATGAGAAGAAGCGATG GTACGTCCCCCCGGAGCAGGCGAAGGTTGTGGCCTCTGTCCATGCCTCTATTTCGGGATCCTCCGCCAGTAGCGCCAGCAGCACACCCGAGGTGAAACCGCTCAAGACACTGCTGGGGGAGTCTGCCCCAGCACTGCACTTAAACAAGGGAACCCCCAGTCAG TCCCCCGTCGTGCTTCGCAATCAGGGGCAAGCGCCGCAGCATCAAGAAAAGAAGTTTGACCTTCTGAGTGACCTTGGCGCTGACCTCTTCGCCGCTCCCGCTCCACAGCCGGCAGCCACTGCTAACTTTGCAAATTTCGCCAATTTCAACAGTCACACAG CTCCCAATTCTGCCCCCGCAGACTTTGCAAACTTTGATGCATTTGGACAGCCTAGTGGCACGAGTAATTTTGGAGCTTTTTCCTCTGCGAGTCAGACTACTGCCCCGCCCTTAAATACAG CGTTCAGAACGCTCTCTTCCAGCTGCAGCTTTCGCGACTTTCCATCCGCCCGCTCTCTGCAGGCGGCTTACA GAGGAAATACCAACGCAAACTTCGCTCAGTTTGACAACTTCCCCAAGTCGTCCAGCGCGGATTTCGGAGCCTTCAAGCCGACTCCTCGTGGCACAGCCCCAGTCAAAGTTGCAGTGAGCAAACCGGGCCAGCCTGCGGCAGATAGATACGCAGCCCTGGCTGATCTTGACAATATCTTCGGCGCTGTACAAG GTGTCGGAGGACCGGGAGGCAGCTATGGCAGTGGAGCGGTCCCACCCGCATCCGGCACGGCAGCTGCAGCGCATGGGACCCCTTCAGACAA AAATGTTTTTGGGCTAGGACCAGCTGTTACCGCTGCTCACAACCACCCACCAACATCGTCCGCAGCAGGACATTTTGGGG GTCCTGCCTCTACAAACCCGTTTGTGTCTGCCTCAGTTGCCCCTGCAGTTAACCCATTCCAGACCAACGGCCGAGCACCGACAG GTGTGAGAGATGGTCACGCTGTAGACATGGAATATCCGAGCGCCCCGTTTCATCCTTTCCACCAGACACGTTTACCGGCCGGAGCAATGGATGCCT CGTCCTTTGGCACGGCGTCCCTGAGCATGCCTGCTGGTTTCGGAACGTCGTCCTCGTACAGTCTTCCTACCAGCTTCAGCGGCAGTTTTCATCAGCCGGCTTTCCCCCCGCAGACGGCGTTTCCCCAACAGACTGCATTCTCTCAGCAGCCCAATG
- the AGFG1 gene encoding arf-GAP domain and FG repeat-containing protein 1 isoform X3: MAVSAKRKQEEKHLKLLREMSSLPHNRKCFDCDQRGPTYTNMTAGAFVCTSCSGILRGLNPPHRVKSISMTTFTQQEIEFLQKHGNDVCRQIWLGLFDDRSSSIPDFRDPQKVKEFLQEKYEKKRWYVPPEQAKVVASVHASISGSSASSASSTPEVKPLKTLLGESAPALHLNKGTPSQSPVVLRNQGQAPQHQEKKFDLLSDLGADLFAAPAPQPAATANFANFANFNSHTAPNSAPADFANFDAFGQPSGTSNFGAFSSASQTTAPPLNTGGNTNANFAQFDNFPKSSSADFGAFKPTPRGTAPVKVAVSKPGQPAADRYAALADLDNIFGAVQGVGGPGGSYGSGAVPPASGTAAAAHGTPSDKNVFGLGPAVTAAHNHPPTSSAAGHFGGPASTNPFVSASVAPAVNPFQTNGRAPTGVRDGHAVDMEYPSAPFHPFHQTRLPAGAMDASSFGTASLSMPAGFGTSSSYSLPTSFSGSFHQPAFPPQTAFPQQTAFSQQPNGAGFAMFGQVKPVVTPFGNVSAPGVSSNPFMAGGPTGPFQSGNSSTNPFL; encoded by the exons ATGGCGGTCAGCGCGAAGAGGAAGCAGGAGGAGAAGCACCTGAAGCTGCTCCGGGAGATGAGCAGCCTCCCACACAACCGCAAGTGCTTCGACTGCGACCAGCGAGGCCCGACGTACACCAACATGACCGCGGGGGCCTTCGTGTGCACCTCCTGTTCTGGGATCCT GCGAGGGTTAAACCCACCCCACAGAGTGAAGTCTATCTCCATGACCACATTTACACAGCAAGAGATAGAATTCCTTCAGAAGCACGGCAATGAC GTATGCAGACAGATTTGGCTAGGATTATTTGATGATCGATCGTCCTCAATCCCAGACTTTAGAGACCCCCAGAAAGTGAAAGAGTTCCTTCAGGAAAAGTATGAGAAGAAGCGATG GTACGTCCCCCCGGAGCAGGCGAAGGTTGTGGCCTCTGTCCATGCCTCTATTTCGGGATCCTCCGCCAGTAGCGCCAGCAGCACACCCGAGGTGAAACCGCTCAAGACACTGCTGGGGGAGTCTGCCCCAGCACTGCACTTAAACAAGGGAACCCCCAGTCAG TCCCCCGTCGTGCTTCGCAATCAGGGGCAAGCGCCGCAGCATCAAGAAAAGAAGTTTGACCTTCTGAGTGACCTTGGCGCTGACCTCTTCGCCGCTCCCGCTCCACAGCCGGCAGCCACTGCTAACTTTGCAAATTTCGCCAATTTCAACAGTCACACAG CTCCCAATTCTGCCCCCGCAGACTTTGCAAACTTTGATGCATTTGGACAGCCTAGTGGCACGAGTAATTTTGGAGCTTTTTCCTCTGCGAGTCAGACTACTGCCCCGCCCTTAAATACAG GAGGAAATACCAACGCAAACTTCGCTCAGTTTGACAACTTCCCCAAGTCGTCCAGCGCGGATTTCGGAGCCTTCAAGCCGACTCCTCGTGGCACAGCCCCAGTCAAAGTTGCAGTGAGCAAACCGGGCCAGCCTGCGGCAGATAGATACGCAGCCCTGGCTGATCTTGACAATATCTTCGGCGCTGTACAAG GTGTCGGAGGACCGGGAGGCAGCTATGGCAGTGGAGCGGTCCCACCCGCATCCGGCACGGCAGCTGCAGCGCATGGGACCCCTTCAGACAA AAATGTTTTTGGGCTAGGACCAGCTGTTACCGCTGCTCACAACCACCCACCAACATCGTCCGCAGCAGGACATTTTGGGG GTCCTGCCTCTACAAACCCGTTTGTGTCTGCCTCAGTTGCCCCTGCAGTTAACCCATTCCAGACCAACGGCCGAGCACCGACAG GTGTGAGAGATGGTCACGCTGTAGACATGGAATATCCGAGCGCCCCGTTTCATCCTTTCCACCAGACACGTTTACCGGCCGGAGCAATGGATGCCT CGTCCTTTGGCACGGCGTCCCTGAGCATGCCTGCTGGTTTCGGAACGTCGTCCTCGTACAGTCTTCCTACCAGCTTCAGCGGCAGTTTTCATCAGCCGGCTTTCCCCCCGCAGACGGCGTTTCCCCAACAGACTGCATTCTCTCAGCAGCCCAATG
- the AGFG1 gene encoding arf-GAP domain and FG repeat-containing protein 1 isoform X10: MAVSAKRKQEEKHLKLLREMSSLPHNRKCFDCDQRGPTYTNMTAGAFVCTSCSGILRGLNPPHRVKSISMTTFTQQEIEFLQKHGNDVCRQIWLGLFDDRSSSIPDFRDPQKVKEFLQEKYEKKRWYVPPEQAKVVASVHASISGSSASSASSTPEVKPLKTLLGESAPALHLNKGTPSQSPVVLRNQGQAPQHQEKKFDLLSDLGADLFAAPAPQPAATANFANFANFNSHTAPNSAPADFANFDAFGQPSGTSNFGAFSSASQTTAPPLNTGGNTNANFAQFDNFPKSSSADFGAFKPTPRGTAPVKVAVSKPGQPAADRYAALADLDNIFGAVQGVGGPGGSYGSGAVPPASGTAAAAHGTPSDKNVFGLGPAVTAAHNHPPTSSAAGHFGGPASTNPFVSASVAPAVNPFQTNGRAPTGVRDGHAVDMEYPSAPFHPFHQTRLPAGAMDASSFGTASLSMPAGFGTSSSYSLPTSFSGSFHQPAFPPQTAFPQQTAFSQQPNGFAMFGQVKPVVTPFGNVSAPGVSSNPFMAGGPTGPFQSGNSSTNPFL; the protein is encoded by the exons ATGGCGGTCAGCGCGAAGAGGAAGCAGGAGGAGAAGCACCTGAAGCTGCTCCGGGAGATGAGCAGCCTCCCACACAACCGCAAGTGCTTCGACTGCGACCAGCGAGGCCCGACGTACACCAACATGACCGCGGGGGCCTTCGTGTGCACCTCCTGTTCTGGGATCCT GCGAGGGTTAAACCCACCCCACAGAGTGAAGTCTATCTCCATGACCACATTTACACAGCAAGAGATAGAATTCCTTCAGAAGCACGGCAATGAC GTATGCAGACAGATTTGGCTAGGATTATTTGATGATCGATCGTCCTCAATCCCAGACTTTAGAGACCCCCAGAAAGTGAAAGAGTTCCTTCAGGAAAAGTATGAGAAGAAGCGATG GTACGTCCCCCCGGAGCAGGCGAAGGTTGTGGCCTCTGTCCATGCCTCTATTTCGGGATCCTCCGCCAGTAGCGCCAGCAGCACACCCGAGGTGAAACCGCTCAAGACACTGCTGGGGGAGTCTGCCCCAGCACTGCACTTAAACAAGGGAACCCCCAGTCAG TCCCCCGTCGTGCTTCGCAATCAGGGGCAAGCGCCGCAGCATCAAGAAAAGAAGTTTGACCTTCTGAGTGACCTTGGCGCTGACCTCTTCGCCGCTCCCGCTCCACAGCCGGCAGCCACTGCTAACTTTGCAAATTTCGCCAATTTCAACAGTCACACAG CTCCCAATTCTGCCCCCGCAGACTTTGCAAACTTTGATGCATTTGGACAGCCTAGTGGCACGAGTAATTTTGGAGCTTTTTCCTCTGCGAGTCAGACTACTGCCCCGCCCTTAAATACAG GAGGAAATACCAACGCAAACTTCGCTCAGTTTGACAACTTCCCCAAGTCGTCCAGCGCGGATTTCGGAGCCTTCAAGCCGACTCCTCGTGGCACAGCCCCAGTCAAAGTTGCAGTGAGCAAACCGGGCCAGCCTGCGGCAGATAGATACGCAGCCCTGGCTGATCTTGACAATATCTTCGGCGCTGTACAAG GTGTCGGAGGACCGGGAGGCAGCTATGGCAGTGGAGCGGTCCCACCCGCATCCGGCACGGCAGCTGCAGCGCATGGGACCCCTTCAGACAA AAATGTTTTTGGGCTAGGACCAGCTGTTACCGCTGCTCACAACCACCCACCAACATCGTCCGCAGCAGGACATTTTGGGG GTCCTGCCTCTACAAACCCGTTTGTGTCTGCCTCAGTTGCCCCTGCAGTTAACCCATTCCAGACCAACGGCCGAGCACCGACAG GTGTGAGAGATGGTCACGCTGTAGACATGGAATATCCGAGCGCCCCGTTTCATCCTTTCCACCAGACACGTTTACCGGCCGGAGCAATGGATGCCT CGTCCTTTGGCACGGCGTCCCTGAGCATGCCTGCTGGTTTCGGAACGTCGTCCTCGTACAGTCTTCCTACCAGCTTCAGCGGCAGTTTTCATCAGCCGGCTTTCCCCCCGCAGACGGCGTTTCCCCAACAGACTGCATTCTCTCAGCAGCCCAATG
- the AGFG1 gene encoding arf-GAP domain and FG repeat-containing protein 1 isoform X4, with protein sequence MAVSAKRKQEEKHLKLLREMSSLPHNRKCFDCDQRGPTYTNMTAGAFVCTSCSGILRGLNPPHRVKSISMTTFTQQEIEFLQKHGNDVCRQIWLGLFDDRSSSIPDFRDPQKVKEFLQEKYEKKRWYVPPEQAKVVASVHASISGSSASSASSTPEVKPLKTLLGESAPALHLNKGTPSQSPVVLRNQGQAPQHQEKKFDLLSDLGADLFAAPAPQPAATANFANFANFNSHTAFRTLSSSCSFRDFPSARSLQAAYRGNTNANFAQFDNFPKSSSADFGAFKPTPRGTAPVKVAVSKPGQPAADRYAALADLDNIFGAVQGVGGPGGSYGSGAVPPASGTAAAAHGTPSDKNVFGLGPAVTAAHNHPPTSSAAGHFGGPASTNPFVSASVAPAVNPFQTNGRAPTGVRDGHAVDMEYPSAPFHPFHQTRLPAGAMDASSFGTASLSMPAGFGTSSSYSLPTSFSGSFHQPAFPPQTAFPQQTAFSQQPNGAGFAMFGQVKPVVTPFGNVSAPGVSSNPFMAGGPTGPFQSGNSSTNPFL encoded by the exons ATGGCGGTCAGCGCGAAGAGGAAGCAGGAGGAGAAGCACCTGAAGCTGCTCCGGGAGATGAGCAGCCTCCCACACAACCGCAAGTGCTTCGACTGCGACCAGCGAGGCCCGACGTACACCAACATGACCGCGGGGGCCTTCGTGTGCACCTCCTGTTCTGGGATCCT GCGAGGGTTAAACCCACCCCACAGAGTGAAGTCTATCTCCATGACCACATTTACACAGCAAGAGATAGAATTCCTTCAGAAGCACGGCAATGAC GTATGCAGACAGATTTGGCTAGGATTATTTGATGATCGATCGTCCTCAATCCCAGACTTTAGAGACCCCCAGAAAGTGAAAGAGTTCCTTCAGGAAAAGTATGAGAAGAAGCGATG GTACGTCCCCCCGGAGCAGGCGAAGGTTGTGGCCTCTGTCCATGCCTCTATTTCGGGATCCTCCGCCAGTAGCGCCAGCAGCACACCCGAGGTGAAACCGCTCAAGACACTGCTGGGGGAGTCTGCCCCAGCACTGCACTTAAACAAGGGAACCCCCAGTCAG TCCCCCGTCGTGCTTCGCAATCAGGGGCAAGCGCCGCAGCATCAAGAAAAGAAGTTTGACCTTCTGAGTGACCTTGGCGCTGACCTCTTCGCCGCTCCCGCTCCACAGCCGGCAGCCACTGCTAACTTTGCAAATTTCGCCAATTTCAACAGTCACACAG CGTTCAGAACGCTCTCTTCCAGCTGCAGCTTTCGCGACTTTCCATCCGCCCGCTCTCTGCAGGCGGCTTACA GAGGAAATACCAACGCAAACTTCGCTCAGTTTGACAACTTCCCCAAGTCGTCCAGCGCGGATTTCGGAGCCTTCAAGCCGACTCCTCGTGGCACAGCCCCAGTCAAAGTTGCAGTGAGCAAACCGGGCCAGCCTGCGGCAGATAGATACGCAGCCCTGGCTGATCTTGACAATATCTTCGGCGCTGTACAAG GTGTCGGAGGACCGGGAGGCAGCTATGGCAGTGGAGCGGTCCCACCCGCATCCGGCACGGCAGCTGCAGCGCATGGGACCCCTTCAGACAA AAATGTTTTTGGGCTAGGACCAGCTGTTACCGCTGCTCACAACCACCCACCAACATCGTCCGCAGCAGGACATTTTGGGG GTCCTGCCTCTACAAACCCGTTTGTGTCTGCCTCAGTTGCCCCTGCAGTTAACCCATTCCAGACCAACGGCCGAGCACCGACAG GTGTGAGAGATGGTCACGCTGTAGACATGGAATATCCGAGCGCCCCGTTTCATCCTTTCCACCAGACACGTTTACCGGCCGGAGCAATGGATGCCT CGTCCTTTGGCACGGCGTCCCTGAGCATGCCTGCTGGTTTCGGAACGTCGTCCTCGTACAGTCTTCCTACCAGCTTCAGCGGCAGTTTTCATCAGCCGGCTTTCCCCCCGCAGACGGCGTTTCCCCAACAGACTGCATTCTCTCAGCAGCCCAATG
- the AGFG1 gene encoding arf-GAP domain and FG repeat-containing protein 1 isoform X7, which yields MAVSAKRKQEEKHLKLLREMSSLPHNRKCFDCDQRGPTYTNMTAGAFVCTSCSGILRGLNPPHRVKSISMTTFTQQEIEFLQKHGNDVCRQIWLGLFDDRSSSIPDFRDPQKVKEFLQEKYEKKRWYVPPEQAKVVASVHASISGSSASSASSTPEVKPLKTLLGESAPALHLNKGTPSQSPVVLRNQGQAPQHQEKKFDLLSDLGADLFAAPAPQPAATANFANFANFNSHTGGNTNANFAQFDNFPKSSSADFGAFKPTPRGTAPVKVAVSKPGQPAADRYAALADLDNIFGAVQGVGGPGGSYGSGAVPPASGTAAAAHGTPSDKNVFGLGPAVTAAHNHPPTSSAAGHFGGPASTNPFVSASVAPAVNPFQTNGRAPTGVRDGHAVDMEYPSAPFHPFHQTRLPAGAMDASSFGTASLSMPAGFGTSSSYSLPTSFSGSFHQPAFPPQTAFPQQTAFSQQPNGAGFAMFGQVKPVVTPFGNVSAPGVSSNPFMAGGPTGPFQSGNSSTNPFL from the exons ATGGCGGTCAGCGCGAAGAGGAAGCAGGAGGAGAAGCACCTGAAGCTGCTCCGGGAGATGAGCAGCCTCCCACACAACCGCAAGTGCTTCGACTGCGACCAGCGAGGCCCGACGTACACCAACATGACCGCGGGGGCCTTCGTGTGCACCTCCTGTTCTGGGATCCT GCGAGGGTTAAACCCACCCCACAGAGTGAAGTCTATCTCCATGACCACATTTACACAGCAAGAGATAGAATTCCTTCAGAAGCACGGCAATGAC GTATGCAGACAGATTTGGCTAGGATTATTTGATGATCGATCGTCCTCAATCCCAGACTTTAGAGACCCCCAGAAAGTGAAAGAGTTCCTTCAGGAAAAGTATGAGAAGAAGCGATG GTACGTCCCCCCGGAGCAGGCGAAGGTTGTGGCCTCTGTCCATGCCTCTATTTCGGGATCCTCCGCCAGTAGCGCCAGCAGCACACCCGAGGTGAAACCGCTCAAGACACTGCTGGGGGAGTCTGCCCCAGCACTGCACTTAAACAAGGGAACCCCCAGTCAG TCCCCCGTCGTGCTTCGCAATCAGGGGCAAGCGCCGCAGCATCAAGAAAAGAAGTTTGACCTTCTGAGTGACCTTGGCGCTGACCTCTTCGCCGCTCCCGCTCCACAGCCGGCAGCCACTGCTAACTTTGCAAATTTCGCCAATTTCAACAGTCACACAG GAGGAAATACCAACGCAAACTTCGCTCAGTTTGACAACTTCCCCAAGTCGTCCAGCGCGGATTTCGGAGCCTTCAAGCCGACTCCTCGTGGCACAGCCCCAGTCAAAGTTGCAGTGAGCAAACCGGGCCAGCCTGCGGCAGATAGATACGCAGCCCTGGCTGATCTTGACAATATCTTCGGCGCTGTACAAG GTGTCGGAGGACCGGGAGGCAGCTATGGCAGTGGAGCGGTCCCACCCGCATCCGGCACGGCAGCTGCAGCGCATGGGACCCCTTCAGACAA AAATGTTTTTGGGCTAGGACCAGCTGTTACCGCTGCTCACAACCACCCACCAACATCGTCCGCAGCAGGACATTTTGGGG GTCCTGCCTCTACAAACCCGTTTGTGTCTGCCTCAGTTGCCCCTGCAGTTAACCCATTCCAGACCAACGGCCGAGCACCGACAG GTGTGAGAGATGGTCACGCTGTAGACATGGAATATCCGAGCGCCCCGTTTCATCCTTTCCACCAGACACGTTTACCGGCCGGAGCAATGGATGCCT CGTCCTTTGGCACGGCGTCCCTGAGCATGCCTGCTGGTTTCGGAACGTCGTCCTCGTACAGTCTTCCTACCAGCTTCAGCGGCAGTTTTCATCAGCCGGCTTTCCCCCCGCAGACGGCGTTTCCCCAACAGACTGCATTCTCTCAGCAGCCCAATG